GGTCTTCGCGGGGTGGAGCATAGGGGATTTGAACCCCTGACCCCCACAATGCCATTGTGGTGCGCTACCAACTGCGCCAATGCCCCAAGTCTTGGAAGTATGAAATTGATCGAGTGGAGCATAGGGGATTTGAACCCCTGACCCCCACAATGCCATTGTGGTGCGCTACCAACTGCGCCAATGCCCCGCGTCAACTTGTGTGCCTACCTATGGCCACTTGTTTTGCGACTTTGAACACTATACCCCGCCGGCGAAACGCCCTCCAAATCGCGAAAATCCCCTGACACGAAACGCTGAGGCATCCGTGTCAGGGGATTGACCAGTTGTTTTACGGCAGTGCAGTCTCGTTAACCCAGTTCTGCATCTTCTCGCCTTCAAGATCCTCACCATCGACGAGAACACGTGGGGAGGAAACCGAACCGGTCTCCCTATCCAAGAAGTCGTAGTTGACCTGGCCAACGGACTTGGCTTCTTCGAGGTAATCGCCGTTGATGATAGCGTCGACAGTCTTGCTTTCGACGCCGAAGTTCTTAGCAAGGTCAGCGAACTCCTCATTGGACCACTTGTTGTAGACCTCTGCCTGCTGCGCCATCATGGTGTCGCGGAAGTTCCAGTAAGCCTCCGCGTCGCCGGAATCAGCGATCGCGAGCGCCGCAGCCAGAATCTTGGTCGAGTTACCCTCGGAGCCGCGGTCCAGGAAGTTCAGGGGGCGGATCTCGGCCTGCAACTTTCCTTCCTGGATCTTCTCAAGCATGTCCGCGTCGGTTGCTTGAGAGAGTTCAGCACAATAAACACAGGAGAAGTCTTCGAAAACCGAACCGGAAGGCAAATCCTCCGCACCATCTTCTGCGATGAGGTGGATGGTGCCCTCTTCCTTGTTGTATTCCATCGCAACGCCCTCGACGGGCGTCATGTTCTCGGCTAGCGCTTCCGCTTTCTCACTCCGGCTGTTGTAGACGAAGATGCCGATAACCACTGCCGCGATTACAACGACAGCAACGATTGCCCAAATAAAGCCAGCGCTGCTGCTCTGATTCGGGTTTTGAACCTTCTTGCTCATTTATATTTCACCTTGCGCAATTCGAGGAGTAGATACGTTAATTATAGGTTTAAGGGTAAATCGCCCACCGCTTGAAGGGGCGATAGATCATGAACGCCGTCATCACCACGTACACCGCGTCACGCAGTAGCGTTAAGAGGTAATCCATACCGCCTTCGGATTGCGCTGGGTTGAAGCAACCACAGTCGATCACGAGTCCGCGCGACCACGCTTGGCTGATTCCGATCATAAATAGCGCCAGCACGACTAGTGACACGATCCCTGCTGGGCGAATCCACAAACCTGCCAGCAACAAGAGACCACCGGCGATTTCGAGTGGCCCGATGAGCTGGGCCAGGATGTTCGACCAATACGGGGTGAAAATCTCATAGGCTTCGATCGTCTGGGTCATCACCATGTGGTTGCCCAGCTTGGTCGCGCCTGCATAAACCCACGCACCACCGAGGATAAACCGGCACAGCGCCGCGATAATGTCGAGGATTCGATCCTTCTTGGTCTCCGGATTCGTCTCCGGTTTCTCATCCAAGAAGACTTCAGATCCAGCGTTCTGGCTACTGTTACTTTCCATCGTGGTCACCCAGAAAACTCTAGCCGACGTCTCGTAATCGCAACATTCCACACGCTGTGAACTCCCTGGAAGGTTACATGTCAACTATTGTGTTCTTCCAGGGAGCCCCTGTTTCGGCCCGAATGGCAGGCGTATCTTACTGACCCAAAACTGCGGAAACTACCTCTTGAGCTTCCTTCTGGACCTGCGCCAGGTGCTCCTCGCCCTTGAAGGATTCCGCGTAGATCTTGTACTTGTCCTCAGTGCCAGAAGGACGCGCCGCAAACCATGCGCTCTCGGTGGTAACCTTCAGGCCACCGATCGGTGCATCGTTGCCCGGCGCGTTCGTCAGCTTGGCGACGATCGGCTCTCCAGCAAGCTCAGTCGCGGTCACATCATCAGGCGAGAGAGCCTTGAGCTTTGCCTTCTGCTCACGGTTCGCCGCCGCATCGGTACGAGCGTAGGACGGCGCGCCGAATTCCTGCGCCAGTTCCGCGTAACGCTGAGATGGAGTCTTGCCGGTCTTCGCGGTGATCTCTGCCGCGAGCAAATCAAGAATAAGACCGTCCTTGTCGGTCGACCAGACGGTGCCGTCAAGTCGAAGGAAGGACGCGCCTGCGGACTCCTCGCCACCGAATCCCACGGAGCCATCGATCAAGCCAGGGACGAACCACTTGAACCCAACTGGCACCTCGACGAGCTTCTTACCCAGCGATGCGACCACGTTGTCAATCATGGAAGAAGACACCAGGGTCTTGCCCACCGCTGTGCCCTCGCCCCAACCTGGGCGGTTAGCAAAGAGGTACTCGATTGCTACTGCCAGGTAGTGGTTCGGGTTCATCAGACCGTGATCCGGGGTGACGATTCCGTGGCGGTCAGCATCCGCGTCGTTGCCAGTTGCAATGTCGTACTTGTCGCGGTTGTGGATCAGGGACGCCATCGCGTTCGGGCTGGAGCAGTCCATGCGGATCTTGCCGTCGGTATCAAGAGTCATGAAGCGCCAGGTGGCGTCGACAAGCGGGTTAACCACGGTGAGGTTCAACTTGTGTGCCTCCGCGATTGCGCCCCAGTAGTCCACGGATGCGCCGCCCATTGGGTCTGCGCCGATGGAGAGGCCGGATTCGCGGATTGCTGCGATATCGACAACGTTGGGCAGATCGGCCACGTAGTTGTCCATGAAGTTGTGCTTGGTCGCACGGTCATCCAGTACGCCGGTCACCGGGGTGCGCTGAACGCCGTCCAGGCCCTTCTGCAGATACTCGTTTGCGCGTGCTGCGATCCAATCGGTGGC
The Corynebacterium breve genome window above contains:
- a CDS encoding DsbA family protein, coding for MSKKVQNPNQSSSAGFIWAIVAVVVIAAVVIGIFVYNSRSEKAEALAENMTPVEGVAMEYNKEEGTIHLIAEDGAEDLPSGSVFEDFSCVYCAELSQATDADMLEKIQEGKLQAEIRPLNFLDRGSEGNSTKILAAALAIADSGDAEAYWNFRDTMMAQQAEVYNKWSNEEFADLAKNFGVESKTVDAIINGDYLEEAKSVGQVNYDFLDRETGSVSSPRVLVDGEDLEGEKMQNWVNETALP
- a CDS encoding MauE/DoxX family redox-associated membrane protein, which produces MESNSSQNAGSEVFLDEKPETNPETKKDRILDIIAALCRFILGGAWVYAGATKLGNHMVMTQTIEAYEIFTPYWSNILAQLIGPLEIAGGLLLLAGLWIRPAGIVSLVVLALFMIGISQAWSRGLVIDCGCFNPAQSEGGMDYLLTLLRDAVYVVMTAFMIYRPFKRWAIYP
- the pgm gene encoding phosphoglucomutase (alpha-D-glucose-1,6-bisphosphate-dependent); the protein is MAHERAGQIAQPEDLIDIAELVTAYYTRDIDPNNPDQQVAFGTSGHRGSSLDNAFNEQHIWATTQAIVDYRRDNNIGGPVYVGRDPHALSEPAMVSALEVLFANDIAVLVDDRGRYTPTPAVSHAILAHNAKLDGGVTGTDPKRADGIVITPSHNPPRDGGFKYNPPSGGPADTDATDWIAARANEYLQKGLDGVQRTPVTGVLDDRATKHNFMDNYVADLPNVVDIAAIRESGLSIGADPMGGASVDYWGAIAEAHKLNLTVVNPLVDATWRFMTLDTDGKIRMDCSSPNAMASLIHNRDKYDIATGNDADADRHGIVTPDHGLMNPNHYLAVAIEYLFANRPGWGEGTAVGKTLVSSSMIDNVVASLGKKLVEVPVGFKWFVPGLIDGSVGFGGEESAGASFLRLDGTVWSTDKDGLILDLLAAEITAKTGKTPSQRYAELAQEFGAPSYARTDAAANREQKAKLKALSPDDVTATELAGEPIVAKLTNAPGNDAPIGGLKVTTESAWFAARPSGTEDKYKIYAESFKGEEHLAQVQKEAQEVVSAVLGQ